The Anopheles maculipalpis chromosome 3RL, idAnoMacuDA_375_x, whole genome shotgun sequence genomic sequence tctgaactAGGATTTTTCTGCTTTTGAAAAAGCTAAGAGActaataagcaaacaaaaattacgTTTAACATAATAATGTTCTGTCATTCAATTTGAATTTaggtttaacaaaaaatatcatCATTCTAGAATCTTCGACCCATCACTACATCGAGAATGGCAGTGTTGCCAACCCGAACCCCCAGTGTGCTGTCCTATCCTGTCCTGAAAACGACTAAAAAACTCAACCAACTATACGCGggatttaattgttttaaaatgtgaATCAGTTACTTTTTAGTTGTTTTAGGAATCTATTTAGGTAACATTGCACTAAAAGACTACAATTTCTCACTTCCAAAAGCAACTTTTGTCCGCAGCAAAATAGCACACAGTGAGCTGTCAGCGGTCAAGCTGTCAAAACaaccataaacacacaccacgTCAATGCGGGAAAGCGTTTAATCAGCTGGTAAATTGCGCGAgaatattcaaacaaaaaaaacccaaacctGCAAGTGATAAGGGGCGTACGGGATCGTACAGACACGTACACTGATTTGGTGCATgtgtaagaaaaaagaaaatccttgTGAAGAAAAACTTTGTCCTGTAGTATGCacctagcagcagcagcagcagcaactccaCAACCATGACTTTCGACATCGAACGCAAGCGTTTGGAACTGTGCTATGGCTCGTTCGGTACCAGCGCGAATGGCACCACATCCGCCCCGTCTAAGATAAGCGAACGGAAGCGTAGGAAAAGTTCCACCTCCTCCGAACAACACGCCACCCCGCACAGGCATCGGAAGCGGTCCGTAAGTGAGACgggaaagcaaaaccaacccaCACAACGATGGCCGCATCATTTGCTCCAAAGCAAATGCCATGTTATCACCATCTTTGCCAGTGGCGTGCTATTTTCGGTGCTAATGCTTATCCTGCTGGACTTTGGTCCATCATCATCTTACCGACAGTCGAGCACCGGATCGGTACGACGCGTCGGTTCCGAAGGTGGACGGGCACTGTACGCACCACGCCATCTGCCCGATGAATCGCTGCTACGGTTAGCGGATGAAACGCGCGTTATGGAACCGTACCTGCCCGCTCGGAAGTTGCCAAATGCAACACCGTCCGAAGCAAAGCAAGACACACTAACGAACGAACAGGAAGCACTAGGATCACTTAAAATGGCACTGGAAATGAAACAGCTCGGTAAGGACGATAAAGCGTTACGATTGTTTCAGCACGCACTAGCCCTATCTCCGAAACACCCTGAAATACTCACCAAGTACGGTGAATTCTTGGAGCACAATCGACAGGATGTGGTATCGGCCGATCAGTACTACACGCAGGCACTGACCGTTAATCCGTACTACACGGAAGCACTTGCCAACCGGCAGCGAACGGCACAAATCGTGGAACAGATGGATGCGAAACGGTTCGAAGCGTTGGATCGCAAACGGGATGCGTTGAGCTCGGTGCACGCATCCAATATGGCGTTAAAGCGGGCGGAAAAGGAAGCTTACATACAGCACATTTACCATTCGGTCGGCATCGAGGGCAATACGATGAGTTTAGCCCAGACGCGCTCAATTCTGGAGACGCGTATGGCCGTCGATGGGAAGAGTATCGATGAGCATAATGAAATTCTTGGTCTGGATGCGGCCCTGAAGTACATCAACGCAACCCttgtaaacaaaaatgattACATTACGCTAAAGGACATCCTGGAAATTCATCGGCGTGTTCTTGGCCACGTGGATCCGATCGAGGGTGGTGAGTTCCGTCGGACGCAGGTCTACGTCGGAGGACATATTCCACCCGGTCCTGGGGATTTAGCGATCCTGATGGGACGGTTCGAGAGTTGGCTCAACTCGGAGCAAGTGTTTTTGATGCATCCGGTCAAGTACGCTGCCATGGCACACTACAAACTCGTACACATACATCCGTTCAGTGATGGAAACGGGCGGACGTCTCGGTTGT encodes the following:
- the LOC126564458 gene encoding protein adenylyltransferase Fic, producing MTFDIERKRLELCYGSFGTSANGTTSAPSKISERKRRKSSTSSEQHATPHRHRKRSVSETGKQNQPTQRWPHHLLQSKCHVITIFASGVLFSVLMLILLDFGPSSSYRQSSTGSVRRVGSEGGRALYAPRHLPDESLLRLADETRVMEPYLPARKLPNATPSEAKQDTLTNEQEALGSLKMALEMKQLGKDDKALRLFQHALALSPKHPEILTKYGEFLEHNRQDVVSADQYYTQALTVNPYYTEALANRQRTAQIVEQMDAKRFEALDRKRDALSSVHASNMALKRAEKEAYIQHIYHSVGIEGNTMSLAQTRSILETRMAVDGKSIDEHNEILGLDAALKYINATLVNKNDYITLKDILEIHRRVLGHVDPIEGGEFRRTQVYVGGHIPPGPGDLAILMGRFESWLNSEQVFLMHPVKYAAMAHYKLVHIHPFSDGNGRTSRLLMNTLLMRAGYPPVIIQKQHRHKYYNYLQLANEGDIRPFVRFIADCTERTLDLYLWATSELSHPVPLLAQESMEGMPLIFNSVTEEGAEVGSGAGDTIRIGVI